A window of the Bradyrhizobium ottawaense genome harbors these coding sequences:
- a CDS encoding EAL domain-containing response regulator: MIDRILRCFGDQSSQSPPEALSSGLADRGVGCDVFIVDDEPELRRMIVSALGQLQRRPKEFASAKDLVAGLEVDEPKLVFLDVALDGSDAIDVIRQLGAAGYSGAVQLMSGRDTTLLTEIETVGKRHGLVMLPPLQKPFRLEAIRAVANDVGIDRRSAAPRRIDLQHALDQNWMELWYQPKIDLRTMQFSGAEGLARVRHPKHGVLSPASFLPNAGEEALIALTEWALVTAHRDWENFTAADLFVKQAINVPVCALLKAPIAAILRAERPRDPRWPGIILEVTEDEFLRDVGLAHEAATQLRIYGATLAIDDFGAGYSSLARLKMLPFAEIKLDRSFVTNCASDPTNKALCQAIVDLAHGFGSLAVAEGVETAADLRALHGMGCDLAQGYLLAKPTPRDELITVLQTRKLRQKAS, translated from the coding sequence ATGATCGACCGGATCCTGCGATGCTTCGGCGATCAGTCATCGCAAAGTCCCCCAGAGGCTTTGTCCTCGGGGTTAGCTGACCGAGGCGTAGGATGCGATGTCTTCATCGTGGACGACGAGCCCGAGCTCAGACGCATGATCGTCTCGGCCCTCGGCCAGCTGCAGCGAAGGCCGAAGGAGTTCGCGAGTGCCAAAGACCTCGTTGCGGGCCTGGAAGTTGACGAGCCGAAGCTAGTTTTCTTGGACGTCGCGCTGGATGGTTCCGATGCGATCGACGTCATTCGGCAGCTCGGCGCAGCGGGCTATAGTGGCGCCGTACAATTGATGAGCGGTCGCGACACAACCCTGCTTACTGAAATCGAAACGGTGGGTAAGCGACACGGCCTCGTTATGCTGCCACCCCTTCAGAAGCCGTTTCGGCTCGAAGCCATCCGTGCGGTCGCCAATGACGTCGGGATCGATCGCAGGAGCGCTGCACCGCGCCGCATTGATCTCCAGCACGCGCTTGATCAAAACTGGATGGAACTCTGGTATCAGCCGAAAATCGATCTCAGGACTATGCAGTTCTCCGGCGCCGAGGGCCTGGCTCGGGTTCGCCACCCGAAGCACGGTGTCCTATCCCCTGCTTCCTTCCTACCGAATGCCGGTGAGGAGGCTCTTATCGCTTTGACCGAATGGGCGCTGGTGACGGCCCATCGCGATTGGGAGAACTTTACTGCCGCCGATCTCTTTGTTAAGCAGGCTATCAATGTACCGGTCTGTGCTCTGTTAAAGGCACCGATAGCGGCCATCCTGCGCGCAGAACGTCCCCGAGACCCGCGCTGGCCGGGTATTATTCTTGAGGTGACGGAGGACGAGTTTCTTCGCGACGTGGGGCTCGCACACGAAGCCGCCACGCAACTGAGGATCTACGGTGCCACACTCGCCATCGACGATTTCGGTGCGGGCTACTCATCGCTCGCTCGCCTAAAGATGCTCCCGTTCGCGGAAATCAAGCTGGACCGCAGCTTCGTGACGAACTGCGCGAGCGACCCGACGAACAAAGCCCTGTGTCAAGCTATCGTTGATCTTGCTCATGGCTTCGGCAGCCTCGCCGTCGCGGAAGGCGTAGAGACAGCGGCTGATCTGCGAGCCCTGCATGGTATGGGTTGTGATCTTGCGCAAGGTTATCTGCTCGCCAAGCCGACGCCCCGGGATGAGTTAATTACTGTTCTCCAAACCCGCAAACTGAGGCAAAAGGCATCCTGA
- a CDS encoding PAS domain-containing protein, translated as MSFPIPQNEAERLKALRDLKILDGNCVPGFDALCEIARDHFRVPIAFVHFIDSDDQVLKDRCGIGASGTPCDIAFCNHTIISDDVFVVEDALKDSRFGENPLVIGEPHIRFYASVPLSLQPGLRVGSLCLVDYRPRPLNSDQRTTLRHFAALAVDTLRHRKTALVVKAQQIELGCQRSALSQTEGIAPIGHWEWEFESDRVRWSDGIYRLLGLDPERTEPSLERFLEAVHPQDLPTVKAFCTATREQKRPFDIKYKIRRPDGEIRTLLSRGEVLKEDQDRPVCAAGIVHDVTEHDAAAAVLRANEARWRLALEAGRMIAFDIDLKTGLTTLSDHGHEATGIQSGHFTDFVNLVHPEDRSVVEDALELAMRDGTPYQIEFRFFRPDGEMRWFSQAGRLTTAEPEAPQRLAGVCFDISQRKELETSLREKKAQFRDFAEVSSDWLWEMDEEFRFTRLIGDPENVLGIPTSAVIGRTRWEVAGADVSSPRWAQHIGDHKAHRPYRNFEYELPHEAGGVRHALVSGRPFFYGNGRLAGYRGTMSDNTATKVMEEQLRQAQKMEAVGQLTGGIAHDFNNLLTIILGNSELLVEAAQHHPELRGLALTVQNAAERGANLTQHLLAFGRRQTLLPEPVDLAEAIAHVSGLLRRTLGGHITLRIKVDPGVRRAYVDRTQLETALVNLALNARDAMPNGGLLTIRASDARASDERSLAEPNEAFVRISVIDSGIGMSQQVLSRAFEPFFTTKPVGKGSGLGLSMVYGFAQQSGGRVDVDSVLGKGTSISLLLPCADSVALAPEKPSSTTLNGQGRILVVEDEPDVRSFVATQLASLGYESVTAGDGNEALDRLQADPAISLLFTDLVMPNGISGVALANRAAALRPDLPVLYTSGYADDVLPAHGGVGLGVPVLCKPYRRSELALAIQAALSRSPAAQRQNGA; from the coding sequence ATGAGCTTTCCGATCCCACAAAACGAGGCCGAGCGCCTCAAAGCTCTGCGTGACCTCAAAATACTTGACGGAAATTGCGTACCGGGGTTCGATGCCCTCTGCGAAATCGCGCGGGATCATTTTCGTGTCCCGATCGCTTTTGTCCACTTCATCGACAGCGACGATCAGGTACTCAAAGACCGATGTGGCATCGGCGCGTCTGGCACTCCTTGCGATATAGCTTTCTGTAACCATACCATCATTTCGGACGATGTTTTTGTCGTCGAGGATGCGCTCAAGGATTCCCGGTTTGGGGAAAATCCTCTGGTAATCGGCGAACCTCACATACGGTTCTACGCAAGCGTGCCTCTTTCGCTACAGCCAGGCCTGCGCGTCGGCTCATTGTGCCTCGTCGACTACCGACCCCGCCCGCTGAATTCCGACCAACGCACAACCTTGCGGCACTTCGCTGCTCTCGCCGTGGACACCCTTCGACATCGCAAGACAGCGCTTGTCGTCAAGGCGCAACAGATCGAACTGGGTTGCCAGCGGTCCGCCTTGTCCCAGACCGAGGGCATTGCGCCGATCGGGCATTGGGAGTGGGAGTTTGAATCGGACCGCGTGCGCTGGTCCGATGGGATCTATCGCCTGCTCGGCCTCGACCCTGAGCGCACCGAACCGTCCCTCGAACGATTCCTTGAGGCGGTTCACCCTCAGGATCTTCCGACGGTGAAGGCATTCTGTACGGCGACCAGAGAGCAGAAACGTCCGTTCGATATTAAATATAAAATCCGTCGTCCGGACGGCGAAATTCGAACGCTGCTGTCCAGAGGCGAGGTCCTGAAGGAAGATCAGGACCGGCCAGTGTGCGCCGCCGGCATCGTGCATGACGTCACCGAACATGATGCGGCGGCGGCGGTGCTGCGCGCCAACGAAGCGCGATGGCGCCTTGCGCTCGAGGCCGGGCGGATGATCGCGTTTGACATCGACCTCAAAACCGGACTGACGACGCTGTCGGATCACGGCCATGAAGCGACTGGCATCCAGTCCGGGCATTTCACGGATTTCGTCAATCTCGTTCACCCGGAAGACCGATCCGTGGTCGAGGACGCCCTCGAGCTGGCGATGCGGGACGGCACCCCTTATCAGATCGAGTTTCGATTCTTCCGACCCGACGGCGAAATGCGCTGGTTCTCCCAGGCCGGCCGTCTGACCACGGCGGAGCCGGAAGCGCCGCAGCGACTGGCGGGCGTCTGCTTCGACATTTCGCAGCGCAAGGAGCTCGAGACGTCGCTGCGGGAGAAGAAAGCTCAGTTCCGCGATTTCGCGGAGGTATCCTCGGACTGGCTCTGGGAGATGGACGAGGAGTTCCGCTTCACTCGATTGATCGGAGATCCCGAGAATGTTCTCGGCATTCCGACATCCGCGGTCATCGGGCGCACGCGATGGGAAGTCGCGGGTGCCGATGTCAGTTCGCCGCGCTGGGCGCAGCACATCGGGGACCACAAGGCGCATCGACCCTATCGCAACTTCGAATACGAGCTTCCTCATGAAGCAGGAGGCGTTCGGCACGCCCTCGTGAGCGGTCGCCCGTTCTTCTATGGGAACGGCCGCCTCGCCGGCTATCGCGGGACGATGTCCGACAACACCGCTACCAAAGTGATGGAAGAGCAGTTGCGGCAGGCGCAAAAGATGGAGGCCGTCGGGCAGCTCACCGGCGGGATCGCCCACGACTTCAACAACCTGCTGACGATCATTCTGGGCAATTCGGAACTCCTGGTTGAAGCGGCGCAGCATCATCCCGAACTAAGGGGCCTCGCCCTGACGGTCCAGAACGCCGCGGAACGGGGCGCGAACCTGACGCAGCATCTCCTCGCCTTTGGCCGCCGGCAGACCCTGCTGCCCGAGCCGGTGGATCTCGCAGAGGCGATTGCGCATGTTAGCGGGCTCTTGAGACGCACGCTGGGCGGACACATCACGCTTCGTATAAAGGTGGACCCCGGCGTTCGCCGCGCCTATGTCGACCGGACCCAACTCGAAACTGCCCTGGTCAATCTCGCCCTGAATGCCCGCGACGCGATGCCGAACGGTGGGTTATTGACCATCCGGGCGTCGGACGCGCGTGCGAGTGATGAGCGCTCCTTGGCGGAGCCGAACGAAGCATTCGTCAGGATCAGCGTCATCGACAGTGGAATCGGCATGTCGCAGCAGGTCCTGTCTCGCGCTTTCGAGCCGTTCTTCACGACAAAGCCGGTCGGGAAAGGTTCAGGCCTCGGCCTGTCGATGGTCTATGGCTTCGCGCAGCAATCCGGCGGCCGTGTCGACGTCGACAGCGTCCTCGGCAAGGGTACATCGATCTCGCTGCTGCTCCCGTGTGCCGACTCCGTCGCGTTGGCCCCGGAGAAGCCGTCTTCCACAACGTTGAACGGACAAGGGCGCATTCTGGTGGTGGAGGATGAGCCGGACGTCCGATCTTTTGTCGCGACGCAATTGGCAAGCCTCGGATACGAGTCGGTTACAGCTGGCGACGGCAACGAGGCGCTGGATCGGCTCCAGGCCGATCCCGCGATCAGTCTGCTGTTTACGGATCTCGTCATGCCGAATGGCATCAGTGGCGTCGCATTGGCAAACCGGGCTGCGGCGCTGCGGCCGGATCTTCCTGTTCTCTACACTTCCGGGTATGCGGACGATGTGCTGCCCGCGCACGGCGGCGTCGGTTTGGGGGTGCCCGTTCTCTGCAAGCCCTACCGGCGGAGCGAACTTGCGCTGGCGATACAGGCGGCCCTCTCTCGCTCTCCGGCTGCGCAACGCCAGAACGGTGCTTAG
- a CDS encoding EAL domain-containing protein codes for MRNKTPRGDNTSNFTFIVAIKPNGSISKLRRQPLRSCGIEQAVWDVWGGKRALENETEVKLVRFGQRKIVPRACVADSKKHVRSFLCEALQELGFTTCECAHPAEATGVINADIPDLLLLGFAGEGMLAVRVLQRLADERFGGHVLLFGPRHSHALLALANLGAQLGLPMLPVLATPFGEVELQASLADFVPLPAPPRPPVDAAEVLHNGWLELWYQPKINTRSLSVGGAEGLVRIRHPHWGMVSPSYFKPDDRDPHYAALSEFLINQAVADWHCFVSEFGPIELAINLPLSFLTSDGALATIERLLPRHPTFPGLIVEIDGTELLRDFKLARDAAHWLKFHKIGLSVDGLGAEWPSLLGQEEWPFFELKVDRKFIDGCAGDGLKRAACRRILKLSEGRTRTVAEGAETRADFLTVRELGFAMAQGCYFGKPMERRKFARQIAHARFPRG; via the coding sequence ATGCGGAACAAGACTCCGCGCGGCGACAACACATCCAATTTTACTTTCATTGTGGCGATTAAGCCTAACGGTTCAATCTCAAAACTGAGACGGCAACCACTTCGTTCTTGCGGTATTGAACAGGCAGTGTGGGACGTTTGGGGTGGGAAACGAGCTTTGGAAAACGAAACTGAAGTCAAACTTGTCAGGTTTGGCCAACGAAAAATCGTGCCTCGCGCCTGCGTGGCTGACTCAAAGAAACACGTTCGATCTTTTCTTTGTGAAGCGCTTCAAGAACTCGGATTCACCACCTGTGAATGCGCTCACCCGGCCGAAGCAACCGGGGTAATCAACGCCGACATCCCTGATCTGCTTCTGCTCGGGTTTGCTGGCGAGGGCATGTTAGCGGTTCGCGTTTTGCAGCGACTCGCCGACGAGCGCTTTGGTGGCCACGTGCTCTTGTTCGGGCCCCGTCATTCGCATGCGTTACTGGCCTTGGCGAACCTCGGAGCCCAACTCGGCCTGCCTATGCTTCCCGTCCTCGCAACGCCGTTTGGCGAGGTCGAACTGCAGGCAAGCCTTGCTGACTTTGTGCCTTTGCCAGCGCCGCCGCGCCCCCCGGTTGACGCCGCAGAGGTGCTTCATAATGGCTGGCTTGAACTCTGGTATCAGCCCAAGATAAACACCCGCTCTCTGTCCGTGGGCGGTGCCGAAGGGCTCGTCCGTATCAGACACCCTCATTGGGGTATGGTCTCTCCCAGCTATTTCAAACCGGACGACAGAGACCCGCATTACGCAGCTTTGTCCGAATTCCTTATCAACCAGGCGGTGGCGGACTGGCACTGCTTCGTTTCAGAATTCGGGCCAATTGAACTTGCTATCAATCTGCCACTTTCGTTCCTCACGAGCGACGGTGCGCTTGCGACAATTGAGCGGCTTCTTCCCAGGCATCCGACCTTTCCGGGATTGATTGTCGAGATCGATGGCACGGAACTTCTGCGTGATTTCAAGCTCGCAAGGGATGCCGCGCATTGGCTGAAGTTCCACAAAATCGGCCTTTCCGTTGACGGTTTAGGTGCAGAATGGCCCTCGCTCCTTGGCCAGGAGGAATGGCCGTTCTTTGAGCTAAAGGTTGATCGAAAATTTATCGATGGGTGCGCAGGCGACGGGTTAAAGCGCGCGGCCTGCAGGAGGATTTTGAAATTGTCCGAAGGCAGAACACGAACGGTCGCGGAAGGGGCGGAAACACGAGCCGATTTTCTGACGGTCAGGGAATTGGGTTTCGCGATGGCCCAGGGGTGTTATTTTGGAAAACCGATGGAGCGCAGGAAGTTTGCGCGGCAAATTGCCCATGCTCGGTTTCCGAGGGGCTGA